One Streptomyces sp. L2 genomic window carries:
- a CDS encoding ABC transporter ATP-binding protein, whose amino-acid sequence MTSEDTLITCDRLVRIFSADGIEVQALQGLDLTVREGELMALVGASGSGKSTLMNILAGLDTPTAGVAHVAGRDLLAMTARDRLAYRREVVGFVWQQTSRNLLPYLTAAQNVALPLQLAGTGPRTRTSRRARTERALELLELLRVADCRDRHPHEMSGGQQQRTAIAVALANAPSVLLADEPTGELDSHTAAEIFEAFRAANETLGTTIVIVTHDQAVAGEVRRTVAIRDGRTSTEVLRRSEVDATTGHETLVAREYAMLDRAGRLQLPAEYTAALNMRDRVALELEDDHIQIWPVDRN is encoded by the coding sequence ATGACCAGCGAAGACACCCTCATCACCTGCGACCGCCTGGTCCGCATCTTCTCCGCCGACGGCATCGAGGTCCAGGCTCTCCAGGGCCTCGACCTCACCGTCCGGGAGGGCGAGCTGATGGCCCTCGTCGGCGCGTCCGGCAGCGGCAAGTCCACCCTGATGAACATCCTCGCCGGCCTCGACACCCCCACCGCCGGCGTAGCCCACGTCGCCGGCCGCGACCTCCTCGCCATGACCGCCCGCGACCGCCTCGCCTACCGCCGCGAGGTCGTCGGCTTCGTCTGGCAGCAGACCTCCCGCAACCTGCTCCCCTACCTCACCGCCGCCCAGAACGTCGCCCTCCCCCTCCAGCTGGCCGGCACCGGCCCCCGCACCCGCACGAGCCGCCGCGCCCGCACCGAACGCGCCCTGGAACTCCTGGAGTTGCTGCGGGTGGCCGACTGCCGTGACCGCCACCCGCACGAGATGTCCGGCGGCCAGCAGCAGCGGACCGCCATCGCGGTGGCCCTCGCGAACGCACCCTCCGTCCTGCTCGCCGACGAACCCACAGGCGAACTCGACTCCCACACCGCCGCGGAGATCTTCGAGGCGTTCCGCGCCGCGAACGAGACCCTGGGCACCACGATCGTCATCGTCACCCACGACCAGGCGGTGGCCGGCGAGGTCCGCCGCACGGTCGCCATCCGAGACGGCCGTACCTCCACGGAGGTCCTGCGCCGCAGCGAGGTGGACGCGACCACGGGTCACGAGACACTGGTCGCCCGCGAGTACGCGATGCTCGACCGGGCGGGCCGCCTCCAGTTGCCCGCCGAGTACACCGCCGCGCTGAACATGCGCGACCGGGTGGCGCTGGAGCTGGAGGACGACCACATCCAGATCTGGCCGGTCGACCGGAACTGA
- a CDS encoding FtsX-like permease family protein, with translation MRRAVTVVVAPWVRTRLRSAPGAALALALLVAVTACLAGVFPRAVDRYEDAGLARALREAGPVHTTITVSAPQPDFTAAPGERAAALRPDTLERQYAKLLDAAGAPLSVDRDQSAYGVGTRTKPPVPDPWIPRPSGLPAHVALVAQSGLAGHARVREGRLPRTSGPVTDSTPGVEAAVTAATARSLHIRTGSVIHVPGVGRPPLAVRITGILTPRDPAGAYWSTQPLLRNPSLVTVPPPGPDPVQYWLGALLLPPDAAPALLGTAGDPARYWNLAPDLGGLHAHDLDRLKSAVAALESGPGLQRARTVTDPRADVDTGLDDALAGFSRLRSGISSLVAVAAAGTGTVAAVVLLMAGGLAADRRRTELALLRARGVSLRGLAGRLLAETAVVAVPAGALGLGVALALVPEGRTGYAVAAALAVTAVACAALPVRAAFAHRAVRVAGGPREDVATVRPSRRRTVAELTLLVLAAGAVEALRRRGATGDQLISVAPVLVGVIAALVLLRTYPFVLRRLGRPARRLRGAVAHLSLARASRTSVSAVLPLLALLTALTTAAFGGSVLSGVHSTRDRAALLTVGADARVDSDAPLPAGLDARVRDVPGVRGVAPVSIDYQAKPLDGQDSVALAAVDPDSYGRLATHTGLGAFEAGGLTRRHGELPALASPSVAEAYGTRRPFLVRLEDGSAVTVRITAVRERTPAVSGDFLVVDRAGLTAAAARPTALLLSGGQVDAGALRQAVHGSGTVLVRAEERAGYADSPLQTGAEHVYTAAVAAGAGYALLALLLSLLRAAPERTALLARLRTMGLSRAESRRLLVLESLPLALLAGLGGALTGWATIRLLSPGIDLTTIAVATAETPAGEATLRPDTWSLTAPALLVLTLSVTVAATQAWWTVHRGSTRELRAGDGR, from the coding sequence GTGCGGCGTGCTGTCACCGTGGTGGTCGCGCCCTGGGTACGGACGCGGCTGCGGTCCGCCCCCGGGGCGGCTCTCGCGCTCGCCCTGCTGGTCGCGGTGACCGCCTGCCTGGCCGGGGTCTTCCCGCGCGCGGTCGACCGGTACGAGGACGCCGGGCTGGCGCGTGCCCTGCGGGAGGCCGGCCCCGTCCACACCACGATCACGGTCTCCGCCCCGCAGCCCGACTTCACCGCGGCGCCCGGCGAGCGTGCGGCGGCGCTCCGGCCTGACACGCTGGAACGGCAGTACGCGAAGCTGCTCGACGCGGCGGGCGCCCCGCTGTCCGTGGACCGGGACCAGTCGGCGTACGGCGTCGGCACCCGGACCAAGCCGCCGGTGCCCGACCCGTGGATCCCGCGCCCGAGCGGTCTGCCCGCCCATGTCGCGCTGGTCGCGCAGAGCGGCCTCGCGGGGCACGCCCGGGTGCGGGAGGGACGGCTGCCGCGCACGTCCGGCCCGGTGACCGACAGCACCCCCGGCGTGGAGGCCGCCGTCACCGCCGCCACCGCCAGGAGCCTGCACATCAGGACCGGCTCGGTCATCCACGTGCCCGGCGTCGGCAGGCCTCCGCTCGCCGTGCGGATCACCGGCATCCTCACCCCGCGCGACCCGGCCGGCGCCTACTGGTCCACCCAGCCGCTGCTGCGCAACCCGAGCCTGGTGACCGTGCCCCCGCCGGGCCCGGACCCCGTCCAGTACTGGCTCGGCGCGCTGCTGCTCCCGCCGGACGCCGCGCCCGCCCTGCTCGGCACCGCGGGTGACCCCGCCCGGTACTGGAACCTCGCCCCCGACCTCGGCGGTCTGCACGCCCATGACCTGGACCGGCTGAAGTCCGCCGTCGCCGCCCTGGAGTCGGGCCCCGGCCTGCAGCGGGCCCGGACCGTCACCGACCCGCGCGCCGACGTCGACACCGGGCTGGACGACGCGCTCGCCGGCTTCTCCCGTCTGCGCTCCGGGATCTCCTCGCTGGTCGCGGTGGCCGCCGCCGGGACCGGGACGGTCGCCGCCGTGGTCCTGCTGATGGCGGGCGGCCTGGCCGCCGACCGTCGCCGCACCGAACTCGCCCTGCTGCGCGCCCGGGGCGTCTCGCTGCGCGGCCTCGCCGGGCGCCTGCTGGCGGAGACGGCCGTGGTCGCCGTACCCGCGGGCGCGCTCGGCCTCGGCGTGGCGCTGGCGCTGGTCCCGGAGGGCCGGACCGGATACGCCGTGGCCGCCGCCCTCGCCGTCACCGCCGTCGCCTGCGCCGCCCTCCCGGTGCGGGCCGCGTTCGCGCACCGCGCGGTGCGGGTGGCCGGCGGCCCGCGCGAGGACGTGGCGACGGTACGGCCGTCCCGGCGCCGTACGGTCGCCGAGCTGACGCTGCTCGTCCTCGCGGCCGGGGCGGTGGAGGCGCTGCGCCGGCGTGGTGCGACGGGCGACCAGCTGATCTCGGTGGCGCCGGTGCTGGTCGGGGTGATCGCGGCGCTCGTGCTGCTGCGCACCTACCCGTTCGTCCTGCGCCGGCTGGGCCGCCCGGCCCGCCGGCTGCGCGGAGCGGTGGCCCACCTGTCCCTGGCCCGCGCGAGCCGTACCTCCGTGTCGGCGGTCCTGCCGCTGCTGGCCCTGCTGACCGCGCTCACCACGGCCGCGTTCGGCGGCTCGGTCCTCTCCGGGGTGCACTCGACCCGGGACCGCGCGGCCCTGCTCACCGTCGGCGCGGACGCCCGCGTCGACTCCGACGCGCCCCTGCCCGCCGGTCTCGACGCGCGCGTGCGGGACGTGCCGGGGGTGCGCGGGGTGGCCCCGGTGAGCATCGACTACCAGGCGAAGCCGCTGGACGGCCAGGACTCGGTGGCGCTGGCGGCCGTGGACCCGGACAGCTACGGCCGGTTGGCGACGCACACGGGGCTGGGCGCCTTCGAGGCAGGCGGCTTGACGCGACGGCACGGCGAACTCCCCGCCCTGGCCTCCCCGTCCGTCGCCGAAGCGTACGGCACCCGCCGTCCGTTCCTGGTCCGGCTGGAGGACGGCAGCGCGGTCACCGTGCGGATCACCGCCGTACGCGAGCGCACCCCGGCCGTCTCCGGTGACTTCCTGGTCGTCGACCGTGCCGGGCTGACCGCTGCGGCGGCCCGTCCCACGGCCCTGCTGCTCAGCGGCGGCCAGGTGGACGCGGGGGCGCTGCGCCAGGCCGTCCACGGCTCCGGCACGGTCCTGGTACGGGCCGAGGAGCGGGCCGGGTACGCCGACTCGCCGCTCCAGACCGGCGCGGAGCACGTGTACACGGCGGCGGTGGCGGCCGGCGCGGGCTACGCGCTGCTCGCCCTCCTGCTGTCCCTGCTGCGCGCGGCCCCGGAACGCACGGCCCTGCTGGCCCGGCTCCGCACGATGGGCCTGAGCCGCGCGGAGTCCCGGCGCCTGCTGGTCCTGGAGTCCCTGCCGCTCGCCCTCCTGGCCGGCCTCGGCGGCGCGCTGACCGGCTGGGCGACGATCCGTCTCCTCTCCCCCGGCATCGACCTCACCACCATCGCGGTGGCCACGGCGGAGACGCCGGCCGGCGAGGCCACCCTCCGCCCGGACACCTGGTCCCTGACCGCCCCGGCCCTCCTGGTCCTCACCCTGTCGGTGACCGTCGCGGCCACCCAGGCGTGGTGGACGGTGCACCGAGGCTCCACACGGGAGCTGCGGGCGGGGGACGGCCGATGA